TGTTTTTCCTGATCTTCACCTTTTATTTAGCCTTCAGCAGGTTTGGCAGTATCCGTCTGGGGGACGACGACGATGAACCGGAATATTCCACGGTATCCTGGCTGTCGATGTTATTCAGCGCCGGGATGGGGATCGGGCTTGTCTACTGGGGAGTGGCTGAACCGTTGTCGCATTACTTGTCACCGCCAGAGGGTGTAGCAGGAGGGACGACAGAGGCCGCGCGGATCTCCATGCGGTATTCTTTTTTCCATTGGGGACTGCATCCATGGGCGATCTACGCAGTGATCGGGTTGACGCTTGCTTATTTCCAGTTCCGCAAAGGCTACAAAGGCTTAATCAGCTCGGCCTTCATCCCTTTACTCGGAGAAAGGCTCGTTTCCGGCTGGCTGGGCAAGGCCATCGATATTTTGGCGGTCATTGCCACTATATTTGGGGTTGCGACTTCGCTGGGTCTCGGGGCTCTGCAGATTAACGGCGGGCTGCATTATTTATTCGGGCTTCCCAACACCGTAACTGCTCAGATTGTAATTATCGCCATAGTAACCGTGCTATTCCTTATCTCCGCTACCAGCGGCCTGGACAAGGGCATCAAAATCCTCAGCAACACCAACCTGGTCATCGCCGTGCTTTTGATGCTGTTCGTATGGTTGACGGGGCCGACCTCGTTTATTTTCGAGACCTTTACCACCACATTAGGCAGCTACATGCAGAACATTATCAATATGAGCTTGCGGTTAACACCTTTTTCCAAGGGAACCTGGGTCGGAGTGTGGACCTTATTCTATTGGGCCTGGTGGATTGCCTGGGCACCCTTTGTCGGGACCTTTATTGCAAGAGTATCCAAAGGAAGGACGATCAAGGAGTTTGTCATTTGCGTGCTGATTATACCGAGCCTGTTCGGTTTCATCTGGTTCTCGGTATTTGGCGGGACAGGCCTGCAACTGGAATTGTTCGATGCTGCCCAGCTGGCTGAGGCGGTAAAAGCCGATACGACCACCGCTCTGTTTGTCATGCTGGAGCATCTTCCCTTAGGCACTATCGTATCTTTTATAGCTACGCTCCTGATTATGATCTTCTTCATCACTTCAGCGGATTCGGCTACCTTTGTACTGGGCATGCTGACCACAGACGGCAAGCTCAATCCCAGTGCAAGAGTGAAATTAACCTGGGGCATTCTGCAATCCTCCATCGCTGTAGTTCTATTGATCAGCGGCGGATTAAGCGGCCTGCAGACCGCCTCCATTGCAGCTGCCTTGCCCTTCGCCATTGTCCTGATCGGCATGTGCTTCTCCCTGCTCAAGGCTCTTCAGGAGGAGGACAGGGAGCGCCGTCAACGGGACAAGCGCCAACGCCAGAAGCTGAAGCGGCTGCTGGAGGAGATTTAAAAGCGATCCATACCGGGTCGCTTTTTTTTGTAATAAAACATCAGATCTTCGATCATATCGTCATACAATTATCTATAATATTTAGGATAAAAGCTTTAGTATGGATATTTAATACAATTACAAATCAAATACAATGATATTACATCTGTAGTAAAAATATCCTGAGCAATGGTTTTCAAAGACTGGATTTGAATCAGTTTAAAATGATAGCGCTTAATTTATAGCGCAGGATGAGGGGGATTAATGAAAAAATTGGCATTGTTATTCCCTGGTCAAGGCTCACAATATGTCGGTATGCTGCGCCGCTACCTGAATGAAGCTTCAGTAACCGGTATTTTTGAGCAGGCTAGGAATCTAACCGGGGTTGATTTTAAAAAGCTGTGTTTAGAGAATGTCCCGGGAGAAGCTCTCGGGACCGATATTGTTCAACCTTTGATCTACGTGGCATCTGTGGCTCTGTCTGTGTATGCCAACGAACATTGGCGGCCCGAACCCGCTTATGCCGCCGGTCATAGTCTGGGAGAGTATGCGGCACTAACCTTTGCAGGCTCTCTGCAGTTTGAGGATGGGCTGCGGATTGTTAGTGAGCGGGGAAGATTAATGCAGCAGGCTTCTGCCGGTGCCGGTCCTTCTATGGCAGCAATACACGGCCTGGATGAATCAATTGTTGAAGGGATCTGCCGGGAGGCTTCAGAATCGCAAGGGACTCCATTGGTTGTCGCCTGCTATAATACCTCAACTCAGCAGGTGATCTCCGGAGATTCAGCTGCATTATCGGCTGCCCTTTATCTTGTGAAGGCTCACGGAGGCAATGGTATGGTCCTGCCGACGAGCGGACCTTTCCATAGCGAGCTGATGAAGCCGGCTGCCGAGCAATTCAGGCAAGTATTGTCGCAGTATCATTTTAGTGCCCCCTCTATTCCGGTAATATCGAACTGCAAAGGACTACCTTTCGAGGTTAGCCGAATACACGATGATTTGGCCGGTCAGCTAACCTCACCGGTCCGCTGGAATCAGACTCTGAACTATCTAATGCATAATCAGGTAAGCACCTGCGTGGAAATCGGACCCAAAAACGTACTTAGCAGCATGATCAACAAAGCTTACCCTGGGATTAAGACCTTTGCAGTCGACTGGGCTGATGATGATCAGTTGTTGTTGCAGCATTTGGCAGAAAGGGGAGTGGATGATTCCGCATTCATCTCAGCCTGTATTAAATCCGCTGTCACTACACCTAACACCAATTGGAATGAATCGGAATATATAAATGGGGTGACCAGACCTTACCGGGTGCTGCAGCAATTATCACATGAAGCCAAACAAGGACACAGATTTACCGAAGAACAGATTACTCAAGCGCTTGAGGCCATTCTATTAATCTGGAGAACCAAGCAGGTGGATACTGGGGAAATTGAAGTAAGATTCAGTGAAATTGTATCCTTTCTTGGAGAGTGGAACGCTCCAGTCCTAGCCCGTTTCAGAGCAAAAGCGGGGATTGCGCATGGTATTTAAAATGAATACGCAAGGATACATAAGCGATAGCTTCACTATTGCCGAGAAAAAATCAGCTACGGAGGATATTGCCATCATAGGGCTGTCAGCGGCGATTGGAGCATGTGAGACCTATCACGAGTTCTGGAGTGAATTGGAGAAGGGGACAGATCTGATTGGTCCCATACCTCATATCAGAAAAGAAGCGCTGCAGCCGGTACTGGAGCGGGGCGGTCTGGACGATACGCAGTTCAAAACAATTGCCTACCTGCCCAGGATCGACCCGTTCGATTATCAATTCTTCAAATACTCACCAAAGGAAGCCTCCTATATAGACCCTGCCCAGCGCATCTTTATGCAGCAGGCTCTCGGAGCAATCGAAGATGCAGGCTATGGCGGGGAGCGCTTACGCGGCAGCAAAACGGGAATCTATGTCGGATATGCAGATTCTCAAGCCTATTCCTATCAGCGACTGACAAATGTCCTGGATCCTGAGGCGATATACCAGTACCCTACTGCCCATTTAACGTCCATGATTCCCGGCAGAATCGCCTATTTCCTGGATTTGAAGGGGCCTGCCGTAGTTATTGATACCGCTTGTTCGTCCTCACTTGTTGCTGTGCATTATGCTTGTCAGGCGCTTCGCCGCGGAGAGTGTGAGACAGCCTTATGCGGCGGAATCAAGCTTCATATTATTCCCTTGAAGAACGAGCTTCATCTGGGGATTGAATCCCCCGGAGGACGGGCCAGGACATTTGACGACGAGGCCGACGGAACAGGAGGGGGAGAAGGTTCAGTAGCCCTGTTATTGAAGCCGCTCTCACAGGCGGTCTCGGACAGGGACCATATCTATGCCGTAATCAAGGGGACAAGCGTCAATCAAGACGGCACGTCTGTCGGAATTACCGCACCCAACGTTTTTTCACAAGAAGAAGTAATTGTACGGGCATGGGAAGACGCGGGAATTGACCCTGAGACCATCGGTTACATAGAGACCCACGGAACGGGTACACGGCTTGGTGATCCGATTGAAATTAGAGCCATCGAAAAAGCATTTGCCCGTTACACATCTCGCAAGCAATTTTGCGGAGTTGGAGCGCTTAAGAGCAATACGGGCCACTTGGATCATGCCGCAGGAATCGCCGGCCTGGTCAAGGCTGTTTTAAGCCTGAAGCATCAGCGCCTACCAGCCAATTTGCACTTCAGCACGCCGAACCGGGATATTGCATTTATGGATTCTCCTGTGTACGTCATCGACCGGTTGCGGCCATGGATCAGCAGGGACGGCCAACCCAGAAGATGTGGAGTCAGTTCCTTTGGACTAAGCGGCACCAATTGTCATGTTGTGCTTGAAGAGGCGGGGGATACAGAGGAAGACAGCGGAGAGAGTAGTCCGCCCTATCTTTTTGC
This region of Paenibacillus sp. FSL K6-1096 genomic DNA includes:
- a CDS encoding BCCT family transporter produces the protein MVFIISITIVAIFAIWGAVAPDQMAEAANAAYNFSIHNFGWFYLLATLFFLIFTFYLAFSRFGSIRLGDDDDEPEYSTVSWLSMLFSAGMGIGLVYWGVAEPLSHYLSPPEGVAGGTTEAARISMRYSFFHWGLHPWAIYAVIGLTLAYFQFRKGYKGLISSAFIPLLGERLVSGWLGKAIDILAVIATIFGVATSLGLGALQINGGLHYLFGLPNTVTAQIVIIAIVTVLFLISATSGLDKGIKILSNTNLVIAVLLMLFVWLTGPTSFIFETFTTTLGSYMQNIINMSLRLTPFSKGTWVGVWTLFYWAWWIAWAPFVGTFIARVSKGRTIKEFVICVLIIPSLFGFIWFSVFGGTGLQLELFDAAQLAEAVKADTTTALFVMLEHLPLGTIVSFIATLLIMIFFITSADSATFVLGMLTTDGKLNPSARVKLTWGILQSSIAVVLLISGGLSGLQTASIAAALPFAIVLIGMCFSLLKALQEEDRERRQRDKRQRQKLKRLLEEI
- a CDS encoding ACP S-malonyltransferase, with the protein product MKKLALLFPGQGSQYVGMLRRYLNEASVTGIFEQARNLTGVDFKKLCLENVPGEALGTDIVQPLIYVASVALSVYANEHWRPEPAYAAGHSLGEYAALTFAGSLQFEDGLRIVSERGRLMQQASAGAGPSMAAIHGLDESIVEGICREASESQGTPLVVACYNTSTQQVISGDSAALSAALYLVKAHGGNGMVLPTSGPFHSELMKPAAEQFRQVLSQYHFSAPSIPVISNCKGLPFEVSRIHDDLAGQLTSPVRWNQTLNYLMHNQVSTCVEIGPKNVLSSMINKAYPGIKTFAVDWADDDQLLLQHLAERGVDDSAFISACIKSAVTTPNTNWNESEYINGVTRPYRVLQQLSHEAKQGHRFTEEQITQALEAILLIWRTKQVDTGEIEVRFSEIVSFLGEWNAPVLARFRAKAGIAHGI